In one Nitratidesulfovibrio vulgaris str. Hildenborough genomic region, the following are encoded:
- a CDS encoding class I SAM-dependent methyltransferase, which yields MARFAPGLKSLVELGGANSIFYDRFKSLFPHARLSLVDRCAPTEAFARKISGDPNTAYIQRDILQDDLTEYHETADCVISFGLIEHFDEADTATMIDRHFALARPGGTVYISFPTPTWLYRLTRGLLEFIGRWPFHDERPLTFDEVLRTASRHGTILKQGMSYRLGLTQGIIIVRKTA from the coding sequence ATGGCCCGATTCGCTCCCGGCCTGAAGAGCCTCGTCGAGCTTGGCGGCGCCAATTCCATCTTCTATGACCGTTTCAAGAGCCTCTTCCCGCATGCACGGTTGAGCCTCGTCGACAGGTGCGCCCCCACCGAGGCCTTTGCGCGCAAGATTTCAGGCGACCCGAATACGGCATACATACAACGTGACATCCTTCAAGATGACCTCACCGAATATCACGAGACGGCCGACTGCGTTATCAGCTTCGGACTCATCGAACACTTCGACGAAGCCGATACCGCAACCATGATAGACAGACACTTCGCCCTCGCCAGACCCGGGGGGACCGTCTACATCTCGTTCCCCACGCCTACATGGCTGTACAGGCTCACACGCGGGCTTCTCGAATTCATCGGGCGGTGGCCCTTCCATGATGAACGCCCCCTCACGTTCGATGAAGTCCTCAGAACAGCCAGCCGCCACGGGACCATCCTGAAGCAGGGCATGAGCTATCGACTGGGCCTGACCCAGGGCATCATCATCGTACGCAAGACAGCGTGA
- a CDS encoding glycosyltransferase, whose amino-acid sequence MSTSPTVDTTPRHDDAPAPEGFMLPVALIPAYKPTPGLLGIVRELGESGTFHAIVCVDDGSGMEYRHLFDALEGMGVTVLRHATNLGKGNALKTGINHIAVNHPETVGAVTLDADGQHLAKDCIAVAKALQAGGRELVLGVRAFDGESVPFRSRFGNTVTRSVARFLAGVDITDTQTGLRGIPSFLFTSLLRLKSGGYDFELDMLMTVCEQKIPLRQLPIETVYIDNNATSSFNPFWDSIKIYMVFLRFNISALLTFAIDYLVFGAFFALSSSVGLSIVFARLCAGAFNYTVNREIVFRSTRRHSVTLLLYALTVLLMGSIAYVSIKALAASGTNVYAAKIFIECVLFLFSFIIQRELIFTKQKDARGRCALRTGARTMTREAHAPTSPRNLPSQASRRTWPDSLPA is encoded by the coding sequence ATGAGCACCTCCCCCACCGTGGACACCACTCCCAGACACGATGACGCACCAGCCCCTGAGGGCTTCATGCTGCCTGTCGCACTTATCCCCGCCTACAAGCCCACGCCCGGTCTTCTCGGGATTGTCCGTGAACTCGGAGAGTCGGGCACGTTCCATGCCATCGTCTGCGTCGATGACGGTAGCGGCATGGAGTACCGGCACCTGTTCGACGCCCTGGAGGGGATGGGGGTCACCGTCCTGCGCCATGCGACGAATCTCGGCAAGGGCAACGCACTCAAGACGGGCATCAACCACATCGCCGTCAACCACCCCGAAACCGTGGGGGCTGTGACGCTGGACGCTGACGGTCAGCACCTCGCCAAGGACTGCATCGCCGTTGCAAAGGCCCTTCAGGCGGGCGGGCGGGAACTGGTGCTGGGGGTGCGGGCATTCGACGGGGAGTCCGTTCCGTTCCGCAGCAGGTTCGGCAACACCGTGACCCGTAGCGTCGCACGCTTTCTCGCAGGCGTCGACATCACAGACACGCAGACCGGTCTACGTGGCATCCCATCGTTCCTGTTCACTTCGTTGCTCAGACTCAAGTCTGGTGGCTACGACTTCGAACTGGACATGCTCATGACCGTTTGCGAGCAGAAGATCCCTTTAAGACAATTGCCCATCGAAACCGTCTACATCGACAACAATGCGACATCCAGCTTCAACCCGTTCTGGGACTCCATCAAGATCTATATGGTGTTCCTCCGGTTCAACATCTCCGCGCTGCTGACCTTCGCCATAGACTACCTCGTCTTCGGCGCGTTCTTCGCCCTCAGTTCAAGCGTGGGGCTCAGCATCGTCTTTGCGCGGCTGTGCGCGGGTGCCTTCAACTACACCGTCAACAGGGAGATCGTGTTCCGCTCCACGCGGCGCCATTCCGTCACGCTCCTCCTGTATGCCCTCACCGTCCTTCTGATGGGCAGCATCGCCTATGTCTCCATCAAGGCTCTTGCGGCGTCCGGCACCAATGTCTATGCCGCAAAGATCTTCATAGAGTGTGTCCTTTTCCTGTTCAGCTTCATCATCCAGCGCGAACTCATCTTCACGAAGCAGAAGGATGCCCGGGGGAGATGCGCGTTACGGACTGGTGCACGTACTATGACACGAGAAGCACATGCTCCGACATCACCTCGAAACTTGCCTTCGCAAGCTTCAAGAAGGACATGGCCCGATTCGCTCCCGGCCTGA